In Candidatus Hydrogenedentota bacterium, the sequence CGCATCAGCCGCTGCAAGCCCGCGGTGGCGCGCTCGTGTGCGACGGCGGGTCTTATTTTCGAGGAACGGACGGATACTTCGATTTCACGCTGGAATCCGCGTTCTACGACATGGAATCCACGAGCGAAGAATACGCGGTCGAACAGCAAGAGTCGTGGCGGCGGTTTTATGGAGAGTTCCTGAAACCGTGGGTAGTTCGCGAGAATGCCCGCCGCGTGCTTGAAGTCGGCTGCGGCATGGGGATGGGGATCCGGTTTCTGGCCGAAGACGGATTCAACGCTTTCGGTCTCGACATTCCGTGCCTCGCCCGGTTCTGGGCTCGCAATGGAAACGACCCACGCAACTTCATCACGGGTGACGGGGCGTGCATGCCGTTCCCGGACGGCTACTTCGACGCCGTATACACGCTCGGTACCATCGAGCACATCGGCACGAAGGTCGGCCACTACACGCTGAACGACAACTACTGGGATACGCGGCGCGCCTTCGCGCGCGAGATGCTGCGCGTCACCAAGCCCGGTGGACGCCTCCTCGTGACGTGCCCAAACAAGCATTTTCCCATCGACATCCACCACGAACCGACCGACGATGCCACGCCACCCGGAACGGCCCGGCTGCGCCGGTACATCTTCGACCGGTTCGGCATGAACGTCCACAGGCCCTTCGGAAAATACCATCTGTTCTCTTTTGGAGAACTGCGCCGGTTGTTCTGCTCCATGAACAACGCAAAGTCCGTTACGCCCCTGCCACTGAAATACTACTTCGCCTTCAAACGCACCGGCTCACTTGGCCTCTTGCGCCTGATTAAGACCCCCATCATCGCCTACATCGAGAACATGCCCTCCGCCATCGCCCGCTCGTTTCTGAATCCGTTCCTGGTTGTCGAGGTGAGGAAGTAATTTTTGCATCGGTCTTCCGGTCCTCTTAGTCGTTTCGCAGGTTCCGCCTGTTGCTGCGTCCGGGGCAGAACTCCGGGGCTCCGGCCGTATTTGCGCGAGTTCCTGATTCTTCCCTGCAGTGCCCGACGCTGATTTGAGTGGTGCATTGAATGTGTTGCAGGCATCTTGCCTGCATCTTTGGGATGTGTCAAAGCCTTTGAAAAGAGGCAGGCAAGATGCCTACCACACATTGTCCCCGCCGTCGCCCGGCGCACCCTTTCGCGTGCCGGAATCAATGGAAGACGTCGCACCGTAGGCCGTGGTCCCCGTAGCGCCCGCATTCCACGGCGAGCGGAATCGCTTCCCCTACGACTCCTGGTACGAGCGGCGCAGCGTGGTTGACAGGATTCCCATCGCTTCGCGGTATTTGGTCACCGTGCGACGAGCGATGTTAAGCCCCTGTGTCTTGAGCATGTCGGCGATTTTCTGATCGCTCAGCGGTTTTGTCTTGTCCTCGTCGTCGATAATCTTCTTGATGATCGACTGCACGCTCTTCGACGACTGTTCACCGCCTGAATCCTTGCGAAGGCCCGGCGAGAAGAAGTACTTCATCTCGAACAGGCCCTGCGGCGTCTGCATGTACTTCCCGCGCGTGGCGCGGCTGACGGTTGCCTCGTGCACACCGACCTTGTCCGCGATTTCCTGGAGCGTCAGCGGTTTGATGAACTCGACGCCTTTTTCGAGAAAGTCGGCCTGTACTTCGACGATGGCGCGCGCAATTCGCAGGATGGTCTGCTGCCGCTGCTCGATGTTGCGGATAAGCCATTTCGCCGATTCGAGCTTGTCGCGGACGTATTGTTTCTCTTCGCGCGACATGCGCCCGTTCGTCATCATGGTCCGGTACTGGTTGTTGATGCGAACGTTGGGCACCGAATCGTCCGAGAGGTACACCACGAACTCCTCGTCGATCTTCTCGACAATCACGTCGGGAGTGACGTATTGCGTCTCTTCCGAGGAGTACTCGTGCCCCGGCCACGGATTCAGCGTGGCCAGCATGTCTTTCAACTCTTCGACGCGCTCGGGCGAAACGCCCATGGCCTTGGCGATCTTCGGAATCTGGCGCCGTTCCAGATCTTCAAGGTGGTCGGCAACGAGCGTCTTGAGTTGGGGCTCCTTCGGGAACTCCACGCTTATTTGGAGTAGGAGGCATTCCACGATATCGCGCGCACCCACTCCGGTCGGCTCGAATTGCTGGATGAGGTGAAGGACTTTCTCGACGTCTTCATTGGACGCGCCGGCTTCCTGCGCGATTTCTTCCAATGACCCCGTGAAGTAACCCTTGGGGTCAATTTCGCCTACGATGAGTTCGCCGATCAGGTAGGACTTCTCGTCGGGAGCGGCCAGGCGGAGTTGCGTCAACAGCCGGGCCGAGAAGGATTCTTCCTTGGTGATTGAATTCTGGTAGTACTCGCGCTTTTCCGCCATCTCGGGATTGCGGGACATGTCCTGTCCCTCCCGCCTGAAGTCCGTCCACTGGCTAGCGAAGTCGTCGAGATTGAACGCGCTGTCGTCGATGGGGGCTCCGTCTGAACTGGGGGTTGCCGGCGGGTCATGCGTCGGTTCTTCCAGTTGAACGGTCTGCTCTTTAGGGGTCTGATCGAGAACCGGATTCTGCTCAATCTGTTCTTGGAGATACTGATCGAGCTCAATATTAGAAAGCTGCAAAATATGAATGGCCTGCTGCATCTTCTGGGTCAGCATCAGCCGCTGCACCTGAGTTTGGCGCAGGCCATGTTCCATGTGCATCATAGTATGTTAAAGCCTCTTAAGCAATTCATGTGCCATTATATCGTCACCAGGGGCCGCTGTCAATTGATCGTCCTTGGATTCCTTGTTATAATTTCCACGGAATCAACGGGTTAGACGAATCGAGGAGGGTGGCGTGATTCGCTTTTGCCTCCTAGGAAGCGGGAGCAGCGGCAACGCGACTCTTATCGCTTCAAACGGCGTAAAGATCCTAATCGACGCGGGCCTGAGTTTCAAACAGATTCAGCTCCGCGCCGCCGCTGTGGGCGAGTCGCTGGACGATCTCCGGGGCGTCTTTATCACGCACGAGCACGGTGACCACGTCAGTGGCCTGGGGACCCTCGCCCGGCGCCTCAATGTGCCCGTGTTCCTGACCCCCCAGACGCGCGACGCCCTTCCTCCCTCCATCGGCGAGCTGCCGCGGGTGGAGCTTTTCGAAGCCGGCGAGGAACTCCAATTCGGCACTATCCGCATCGGCAGCTTCAGCGTCCCGCACGATGCCGCCGACCCGGTCTGCTACGTGGTGTCCAGCGAAAGAGCCAAACTGGGGTTGGCAGCCGACCTGGGCCGCTCCTCCGACCTTGTGCGCGAGCGCTTGTCTGGGTCGCAAGGGCTCATACTCGAATCCAACTACTGTCCCGACATGCTGCGGCGAGGCCCCTATCCCGCCATGGTGCAACAGCGGATTCGCGGGCGCCACGGCCACTTGTCCAACGCCGACATGTGCGCCCTGCTGAGCGATATTGCGCACGACGCGCTCAAGGTGGTCGTGCTGGTGCACATCAGCGACGACAACAACACGCACGAGCTTGCCCGTTCGATGGCCAGCCGCGTAGTCGGCGGCCGAGGCACGGAGGTTCACGTCGCGCGGCGCGACCAGCCCACTCCCATATTCGAGATTGGCGTATGAAGGTTCTCGCCTTCTTCCATTCGGATGCGGCCCAAGCGGCCTTAGTGCGCGCCAAGCTCGTTTCCGGGGTGTCGGCGAGCATCCACTTCACGGAAGAAGAGAATGAGGGACCCTGCATAGCGGGGACCGGTCAGTGCGAAGCCTGCCGCTATGTATCCGAGTATC encodes:
- a CDS encoding class I SAM-dependent methyltransferase, which gives rise to MSDIEESQLAETLASALVCPRTHQPLQARGGALVCDGGSYFRGTDGYFDFTLESAFYDMESTSEEYAVEQQESWRRFYGEFLKPWVVRENARRVLEVGCGMGMGIRFLAEDGFNAFGLDIPCLARFWARNGNDPRNFITGDGACMPFPDGYFDAVYTLGTIEHIGTKVGHYTLNDNYWDTRRAFAREMLRVTKPGGRLLVTCPNKHFPIDIHHEPTDDATPPGTARLRRYIFDRFGMNVHRPFGKYHLFSFGELRRLFCSMNNAKSVTPLPLKYYFAFKRTGSLGLLRLIKTPIIAYIENMPSAIARSFLNPFLVVEVRK
- a CDS encoding MBL fold metallo-hydrolase; its protein translation is MIRFCLLGSGSSGNATLIASNGVKILIDAGLSFKQIQLRAAAVGESLDDLRGVFITHEHGDHVSGLGTLARRLNVPVFLTPQTRDALPPSIGELPRVELFEAGEELQFGTIRIGSFSVPHDAADPVCYVVSSERAKLGLAADLGRSSDLVRERLSGSQGLILESNYCPDMLRRGPYPAMVQQRIRGRHGHLSNADMCALLSDIAHDALKVVVLVHISDDNNTHELARSMASRVVGGRGTEVHVARRDQPTPIFEIGV
- the rpoN gene encoding RNA polymerase factor sigma-54, which gives rise to MMHMEHGLRQTQVQRLMLTQKMQQAIHILQLSNIELDQYLQEQIEQNPVLDQTPKEQTVQLEEPTHDPPATPSSDGAPIDDSAFNLDDFASQWTDFRREGQDMSRNPEMAEKREYYQNSITKEESFSARLLTQLRLAAPDEKSYLIGELIVGEIDPKGYFTGSLEEIAQEAGASNEDVEKVLHLIQQFEPTGVGARDIVECLLLQISVEFPKEPQLKTLVADHLEDLERRQIPKIAKAMGVSPERVEELKDMLATLNPWPGHEYSSEETQYVTPDVIVEKIDEEFVVYLSDDSVPNVRINNQYRTMMTNGRMSREEKQYVRDKLESAKWLIRNIEQRQQTILRIARAIVEVQADFLEKGVEFIKPLTLQEIADKVGVHEATVSRATRGKYMQTPQGLFEMKYFFSPGLRKDSGGEQSSKSVQSIIKKIIDDEDKTKPLSDQKIADMLKTQGLNIARRTVTKYREAMGILSTTLRRSYQES